In Hyalangium minutum, the genomic stretch GAGCCAATAGGAGCCAGCGTAATAGGTTTCTATCATCCGGACGGCTACTCCTCACGGGGGCGGGGTGGGGGGAACATGGACAACCTCAATCTCGTTGAGGCCAGCCCCCTTGAACATCTTCCTGAGTGCACCTGCGAGTTTTTCTTCAGCGACGATCCACCGGATAGGTGTCCCGTTGGCAACGTCGAACTGGCGTCGCGCTTGCTCCAGCAACTTGTGCTGTCCTTTGAAGTTCGGCAGGAAGTCCAGCTTCTGGGTGATCCACTGCGCGTAGCCGGTGGACTTGACCTCGAGGAGAACCCCCTGGTCGAAGCCATCAAAGTCCACCTCCTCGTCACCCACCTTGACGCGGTAGGCGTATCCCTTGGGCGTCCCCGTCATTTGGGCTTGATAGGTCCGGGCGCTCTCGGACATGGACTCGTTCGCCTGGACCCATTCCCCCGGGCCATCGGAGCTGGGCGGCGCAGCCTGTGCGCCAGTCTTGCCGCCTGCGCTGTCGCGGGTCGCCATGGCCACTGCGTTGGGGGCCAGCACGAGGGTGACGCCCTCGGCCGTGAGGGCGACCGACTCCACCTGAGCCAGAGCAGGGCCCCTGAAGCGGATGCCCAACTGCGCCTCGGCCACCACCGCCGCCTGCCCGGCTCCCGGCAACTTCGGCAGCGTTGCGGCCATGCCCGAAGCCGTGTTCCCCACGGCCACCGTGCCCAGCATGACGAAGGCTCGCGCCGCCTTCTCCCCCAGGGTGTCCCCGAACTTCTCTCCGGACGCATAGATGCCATCGAAGGTGGTGGCCTGATCTACTTCCTTCATCAGCACCAGCCATCCATCAATGAGGCGCCACACCGTGTCCCAGCCCAAGTAGGCCATGGCTCCCAGTGTCATCAGCGCCGCCACGCCCTTGCTCACTGGCTCGGGCAGCGCGAGCAAGATCGCGTACATGGTCAGGCCGCCCACCACTGTAGCCACCACCGCCTGGGGGTTCACCATCCGGGCGAGTTCCTCTCTCATGGCCCCAGGACCTTGCTGTGAGCAATCGCCATGGCCAGCGCGTACTTGGCATCTCCATCCAGAAAGGGCTTGTCCACCAGCAGGCGCAGGCAATCTCCGCTCCCCCACGTCCCCTCGCACCACAGCAGGTAGCGGCG encodes the following:
- a CDS encoding restriction endonuclease fold toxin 5 domain-containing protein yields the protein MREELARMVNPQAVVATVVGGLTMYAILLALPEPVSKGVAALMTLGAMAYLGWDTVWRLIDGWLVLMKEVDQATTFDGIYASGEKFGDTLGEKAARAFVMLGTVAVGNTASGMAATLPKLPGAGQAAVVAEAQLGIRFRGPALAQVESVALTAEGVTLVLAPNAVAMATRDSAGGKTGAQAAPPSSDGPGEWVQANESMSESARTYQAQMTGTPKGYAYRVKVGDEEVDFDGFDQGVLLEVKSTGYAQWITQKLDFLPNFKGQHKLLEQARRQFDVANGTPIRWIVAEEKLAGALRKMFKGAGLNEIEVVHVPPTPPP